The sequence below is a genomic window from Halosolutus gelatinilyticus.
GCGACCGATCCCGTCCGGGAACTGGTCGACGCGACCGAGATCCCGGTGATCGCGAGCGGCGGCGTGGCCTCGCTCGAGGACGTCCGCGCCCTCGCGGGCGCCGGCGCCGCGGCCGTCGTCGTCGGAAGCGCGCTGTACGAGGGGGAGTTCACGCTGGCGGAAGCGCAGTCGGCGATCGGCGGGTAAGACGTGGGAGGACGACGGAAGCCGGCAGTTCGTCGCGATCAGCGGGAGGGCGCGAAGGAGGACGAGGCTGGGGCGGCCGGCGCCGACTCAGTCCCGGTTGTAGCCGTGACCGAGGTAAAGGGTGAGGACGTTGATCGCCAAGAGGGCGACGAACGCGATCGAGACCGTCGGATCGCCCAATCCCCGTGCGAGCAGGGGGAGGTGGACGAACGGCAGGGCGATCGCGACCCAGAACGAGAGGAACTGGGCAGGCTGCTTCACCGACCGGGCGAGTCGGCGGCGGTGGTCATCGGGCTGGCGCTCCGTCTCAGGGGAGGACGGGGCGATCGATTCGTTCGAGAGCGGGGAGTGGTTGGACATCGGTGCTCGGTTCACCTCTCGATCACGACATTCACTGCAGGTATCATATAACGGGCTGAATATTGGCCGCGTTTCGGGACGTTTCACCCCGCTAGGCGGCGGTTCCGGACGTTTTCAAACTCCTTCATAAACCGTTAGACGTTTTATACGGGACGCAGATCGAGTGAAAGTCGATTTTCGGCTCGGCCGATCGAACCGGCGGATATCGTCCGGTCGCCGGACGGTTCCGACGCCGATCGAACGCCGCCGGACGAGCGCAACCGCCTTGTATCGGCGGCGGTATCGATACCGCATGAGCGATCGAACGGCGACGATCACGCGCGAGACGACCGAGACCGCGATCGAGTGCGCGATCGCGATCGACGGGACCGGCGAGGCGACGGTCGAGACGGGAATCGGCTTTTTCGACCACATGCTGACGTCGTTCGCCAAGCACGGTCTGTTCGACCTCGACGTCGACTGCGACGGCGACCTCGAGATCGACGACCACCACACGGTCGAAGACGTCGCGATCGTCCTCGGGGAGGCGTTCGACGAGGCGCTCGGCGACCGATCGGGGATCGTCCGCTACGCCGATCGGCGGGTGCCGCTGGACGAGGCCGTCGCGAGCGCCGTCGTCGACGTCAGCGGCCGCCCGCGCTTTTACTTCGACGGCGAGTTCTCGCAGGCGGCGATCGGCGAGTTCACGAGCGACATGGCCCGCCACTTCGGCGAGTCGCTCGCGATGAACGCTGGGTTGACGCTACACCTCGCGGTCGAGGGCGAGAACGCCCACCACGAGGTCGAGGCGCTGTTCAAGGCGCTCGCCCGGACCCTCGACGACGCGACCCGGATCGACGAGCGCCGAGACGGGACGCCGAGCACGAAAGGCACGCTTTAAGCCGGACGAAGAACGCCCTCTTCCTCGACGAATTCCCCGTTCTCGATCGCGCGGTCGATGATTGCTTCCACCTCCCGGGTTTCGAGGTCGTAGGCGTTGGCGGCTAGCGACTCGATGGCCCGCCGGTCCATCGGGGCCTTGCGGTTGCGAAGGAGCCGGACGACCTTGGCGTACGTCCGCAGACCGCGTTTGCTGGCGGCCGTGGACGCCGACGGACCGCCCGTCGCGTTCGAATCGTCGGCCGGTTGCTCGTCGGTCGCGCCGTCCGCCGGCGAATCGCCGGGCGCGTCGCGATCGGCGTCGTCCGCGCCGCTGTCATCACCGTTCTCGTCGTCGCTCTCGCTCGATCGGTCGGTCGCGGCGTCGATCGCACTCGAGGAGCCGATCGCCGTCGCGTTCGAGTCGTCGGCGTCGGATCCGGAAGACGCCGCGGCATCGCGGTCCGCGTGTTCGACGGTGATGCCGCCCGTCGTCGACGGCGTGCTGCTGGCATCGGCGTCGGCGTCCCCGCCCGTCTCACCGCCGCGATCGTCGGTCGACTTCGCATCGTCGCGGGCGTCGGCGGAATCGACCGCAGAAGGGGCCGAAACGGCTGCGTTCGAACTCGTCGCTCGGGACCGCTCCGTCGTCGATTCGTCCGCGGTCGCGACGTCCGACTCCTCCGTTTCGCCGCCGTCGAGTTCGGACCCGGGCGCGTCCGCGTCGACGCCGGCGCGGACGAGCAGCGGTTCGAGCAGCGTCTCGAGGCGGTTCTTACAGTCGTCACAGAGGATCGCGCGGCGCTGTTCGGCCTCCGTCGGTTCGAGTGCTGATGGGACGATTTCGAACGTGCCGACGGGATCACCGGCACAGAAATCACAGCGGCGAAGTGCTCGCATGATCGAGGGGTAGCGGCCGAAAGACTAAAAAGATCCGTCAGACACCGCGCCGGTCGAACCGGCGTCGGCCGCCGCGAGTCGACCACCGGAGACTATATACCGGCCCACGTACATCCGCCAACGAATGTTCGACGAGATCATGGAGAAGTTCGAGGGGTCGCCGAGCCAGCAGGCGGTGATTCGCCTGCTGCTCGAGCGGGGCTTCTCCGTCAACGACGACGGCCGCGTGGTATCCGGTGGGATCGAGATTCCGAACACGGGGATCGCTCGCGAGATCGACGTCGATCGTCGGGTCGTCGACTCGACGACGGGTGCCATCCTCGAGGACCCCGAACTGCGCCAGATCTTCCAGAACATCTCGCAGGTGCCGAGCCTGATGGACCTGGCGCCAGTGCTCGACCTGACCGTCCTCTCGGTCGCCGTCGACGACGCTGAACAGGAGGGGATCGTCTCGCAGGTGACGGGGACGCTGGCCGAGCACGGCATCTCCATCCGGCAGACGATCAGCGAGGACCCCGAGTTCACCGACGAGCCGCGGCTGTACCTCATCACCGACGAGGATCTGCCGGGCGACGTCATCACCGCGATCCGGGACCTCGAGTTCGTTCGGAAGATCGAACTGCAGTAAGCATCGCGGTCTCGATCGCCGACGGCGGCTCCTGAGCGGCCGGCGATCGATCCGCCTCGCGACGGCGTCGCCTTCGATCGGGCGTCCTCACTCGCCGCCGTCGATCGCCACGTCGTGCTCCTCGAGGAGGGCGTCGAGTACGCTGATGAGTTCTTCGAACCGTTCGAGCGACATCTCATCCGTCGTCACCCAGACACCGTGGTCGTCCCGGATAACCCGGGTCAGGTAACCGTTCTCGAACAGCCGAATCGTCGCCTGGTACTCTCCGAGCTGCGTGTTCCGGTACGCAGACTGCGAGCGAAAACCGAGCCGCTCGTGATCGGCGAAGCCGACTAGATCGGCCGTCCGTTCGAGGTCCGATCGGAGGTACAACTGCTCGACGTCGTCCTCGGTGAAGTACGCGATACTCCGCAGCTCGTCGCCGACCGTCGTTCGGCAGGCGCTTCGTAATTCCTCTGCGAACTCCTGATCGATCGCGGCGCCGTCCATGCGAGTGGACACCACACCCTGGCTAATAGCGTCGGGGGTGCCGGCAGAAGTCGAACTCCGAGAGGGCCGGGAGGGATGTGCGACCGGCGGACCCGCCGCGAAGGCGATCGACGAGCGTCCGCGAGAACGATGGCCTCTTTTCGCCGGCCGGCGAAGCGCCGCCATGATCAGCGCGCGGATCCGCCGGAGGTGGCGATCGTGAGTCGGACCTACCGCGCCGTCG
It includes:
- the hisB gene encoding imidazoleglycerol-phosphate dehydratase HisB — translated: MSDRTATITRETTETAIECAIAIDGTGEATVETGIGFFDHMLTSFAKHGLFDLDVDCDGDLEIDDHHTVEDVAIVLGEAFDEALGDRSGIVRYADRRVPLDEAVASAVVDVSGRPRFYFDGEFSQAAIGEFTSDMARHFGESLAMNAGLTLHLAVEGENAHHEVEALFKALARTLDDATRIDERRDGTPSTKGTL
- a CDS encoding amino acid-binding protein → MFDEIMEKFEGSPSQQAVIRLLLERGFSVNDDGRVVSGGIEIPNTGIAREIDVDRRVVDSTTGAILEDPELRQIFQNISQVPSLMDLAPVLDLTVLSVAVDDAEQEGIVSQVTGTLAEHGISIRQTISEDPEFTDEPRLYLITDEDLPGDVITAIRDLEFVRKIELQ
- a CDS encoding DUF7522 family protein produces the protein MDGAAIDQEFAEELRSACRTTVGDELRSIAYFTEDDVEQLYLRSDLERTADLVGFADHERLGFRSQSAYRNTQLGEYQATIRLFENGYLTRVIRDDHGVWVTTDEMSLERFEELISVLDALLEEHDVAIDGGE